In Candidatus Terasakiella magnetica, the following are encoded in one genomic region:
- the ccoP gene encoding cytochrome-c oxidase, cbb3-type subunit III: MANVEKDPVTGTNTTGHEWDGIKELDTPLPKWWLTTFYACIIWAIGYWVVYPSWPSLNGYAKGVFETTNRLEHAAEMKAVAKAREAWTSKFDGKEIGEVAKDSELLNYAMAGGRVIFADNCQPCHGASGSGAKNFPVLADDDWLWGGTLEEIQTTVQYGIRSGHDEERLSDMPALVSDETITAAEADQIADYVMKLSGQGGSDAGQMLYNDNCASCHAEDGAGMADLGAPRLNDGIWLYKAGKDGVVAQINKPQHGVMPAWVGRLSDTEIKQVSIYVHSLGGGQ, translated from the coding sequence ATGGCAAACGTGGAAAAGGACCCGGTAACGGGCACAAATACCACCGGCCATGAATGGGACGGCATTAAAGAGCTGGATACGCCACTTCCTAAGTGGTGGTTGACAACTTTTTACGCTTGTATCATTTGGGCGATTGGCTATTGGGTAGTTTACCCATCATGGCCATCACTAAACGGTTACGCCAAAGGTGTATTCGAAACTACAAACCGCCTCGAACATGCTGCGGAAATGAAAGCTGTTGCGAAAGCACGCGAAGCATGGACAAGCAAGTTCGATGGTAAAGAAATTGGTGAAGTTGCTAAAGATTCAGAATTGTTGAACTACGCAATGGCTGGCGGACGCGTAATTTTCGCGGATAACTGTCAACCTTGTCACGGTGCAAGCGGTTCTGGTGCGAAGAACTTCCCTGTATTGGCTGATGACGATTGGCTGTGGGGCGGGACTCTGGAAGAGATCCAGACGACTGTTCAATACGGTATTCGTTCAGGTCATGATGAAGAACGTCTTTCAGATATGCCTGCGCTTGTTTCTGATGAAACAATCACAGCAGCTGAAGCTGACCAAATTGCTGATTATGTTATGAAGCTTAGTGGTCAAGGCGGTTCTGATGCTGGTCAGATGTTGTACAACGACAACTGTGCTTCTTGTCACGCTGAAGACGGCGCTGGCATGGCAGACCTTGGTGCTCCTCGTTTGAACGATGGCATCTGGTTGTACAAAGCTGGTAAAGACGGCGTTGTGGCTCAGATCAACAAACCACAGCATGGTGTAATGCCAGCTTGGGTTGGTCGTCTGTCCGATACAGAAATCAAACAAGTTTCTATCTACGTTCACTCTTTGGGTGGCGGTCAGTAA
- the ccoN gene encoding cytochrome-c oxidase, cbb3-type subunit I, giving the protein MNQATTATGASDVVYNEDVVRKFVLAATFWGVIGFIVGTFIAFQLAFPALNLGLEWTTFGRVRPVHTSAVIFAFGGSIMFATSFYVVQRTCRAPLFGGKALANFIFWGYQLFIVIAALGYVLGVTQGKEYAEPEWYADLLLTVVWVAYLVAFAGTLMTRRVSHIYVANWFYFAFIITVAVLHLGNNITLPVILFGGESFVKSYIWASGVQDAMTQWWYGHNAVGFFLTAGFLGLMYYFVPKQAERPVYSYRLSIIHFWALVFLYIWAGPHHLHYTSLPDWTQTLGMTFSIMLWMPSWGGMINGLMTLSGAWEKLRTDPVLRFLIASIAFYGMSTFEGPAMSIKAVNGLSHYTDWTVGHVHSGALGWVAFVSFGAMYYLVPKLWGRTRLYSLRLVTYHFWIATIGIVLYITAMWISGIMQGLMWRAYDDLGFLQYSFIESVEAMHPYYVIRACGGVLFVLGALIMVWNFIKTIGGDIREEDEFVAPQGAAAE; this is encoded by the coding sequence ATGAACCAAGCGACCACAGCTACTGGTGCCTCCGATGTGGTGTACAACGAGGACGTAGTCCGTAAGTTTGTACTTGCAGCCACTTTTTGGGGTGTCATCGGCTTTATCGTCGGGACTTTCATCGCTTTTCAATTAGCGTTTCCGGCGCTGAACCTCGGTCTGGAATGGACGACTTTCGGTCGTGTACGTCCGGTCCATACGTCGGCAGTAATTTTTGCCTTCGGTGGTTCTATTATGTTTGCAACATCTTTTTATGTTGTACAGCGCACTTGTCGTGCACCGCTATTTGGCGGTAAAGCACTGGCAAACTTTATTTTTTGGGGTTATCAACTATTTATCGTTATTGCAGCTCTTGGCTATGTTTTGGGTGTTACCCAGGGCAAAGAGTACGCAGAACCAGAATGGTATGCTGACCTTCTTTTAACTGTTGTATGGGTAGCGTATCTTGTCGCCTTTGCGGGCACATTGATGACACGCCGTGTTTCTCACATTTATGTGGCAAACTGGTTCTACTTTGCATTTATTATTACCGTTGCAGTTTTGCACCTGGGTAACAACATCACATTGCCGGTTATTCTATTCGGTGGTGAGAGCTTCGTTAAGTCCTACATTTGGGCAAGCGGTGTTCAAGATGCGATGACTCAGTGGTGGTATGGTCACAACGCGGTAGGTTTCTTCCTTACTGCGGGTTTCTTGGGCCTGATGTACTACTTCGTGCCAAAGCAGGCTGAGCGTCCGGTATATTCTTACCGTCTGTCGATCATCCACTTTTGGGCACTGGTATTCTTGTATATCTGGGCTGGTCCTCACCACTTGCACTACACGTCTTTGCCAGATTGGACTCAGACGCTCGGTATGACATTCTCCATCATGCTGTGGATGCCATCTTGGGGTGGTATGATCAACGGTCTGATGACTTTGTCAGGTGCATGGGAAAAACTGCGTACAGATCCTGTACTACGTTTCTTGATCGCTTCTATCGCCTTCTACGGCATGTCGACTTTCGAAGGTCCGGCTATGTCTATCAAGGCTGTTAACGGTCTTTCTCACTATACAGATTGGACAGTTGGCCACGTACACTCAGGTGCTTTGGGTTGGGTTGCATTCGTATCATTTGGTGCAATGTACTACCTCGTTCCTAAGCTTTGGGGTCGTACACGTCTGTACTCATTGCGTTTGGTTACGTATCACTTCTGGATTGCGACAATCGGTATCGTTCTTTACATCACTGCGATGTGGATTTCCGGTATCATGCAAGGCCTGATGTGGCGTGCGTACGATGACCTCGGTTTCCTTCAGTACTCGTTCATCGAGTCTGTTGAAGCGATGCATCCGTACTACGTAATTCGTGCTTGTGGTGGTGTTCTCTTCGTTCTTGGTGCATTGATCATGGTTTGGAACTTTATCAAAACCATCGGTGGTGACATCCGTGAAGAAGACGAATTTGTTGCTCCACAAGGCGCGGCAGCTGAGTAA
- a CDS encoding cbb3-type cytochrome oxidase subunit 3, whose amino-acid sequence MSLDDIVSIARQLWVVWMMFLFVGIIYFALRPKNKKKFDEASQIPLQDDD is encoded by the coding sequence GTGAGCTTGGACGACATAGTCTCAATCGCACGCCAGTTATGGGTCGTGTGGATGATGTTCCTGTTCGTGGGGATCATATACTTTGCGCTTCGGCCAAAGAATAAAAAGAAGTTTGATGAAGCTTCCCAGATCCCCCTCCAGGACGATGATTAA
- the ccoO gene encoding cytochrome-c oxidase, cbb3-type subunit II codes for MKHEIFEKNTILLAIAIVITISVGGLVQIVPLYTIDSTIEKVDGMRPYSPLELAGRNIYVREGCYLCHSQQIRPFRDEVERYGHYSLAAESMYDHPFQWGSKRTGPDLARVGGKYSNAWHAAHLIRPQDVVPESVMPMYGFLAEKELSFKDAGAHLSALRAAGDPYTDEQIAQAANDFITQAMGDEGEGDTDELMARYPKAVLGDFDGDPSKITELDAMIAYLQMLGTLVDFTTYKPEGEMAR; via the coding sequence ATGAAACACGAAATATTCGAGAAAAATACGATCCTCTTGGCGATCGCAATCGTGATCACCATTTCTGTTGGTGGTCTGGTACAAATCGTACCGCTCTACACGATCGATTCTACAATCGAGAAAGTAGACGGTATGCGTCCTTACTCTCCTTTGGAGTTGGCTGGTCGTAACATTTACGTCCGTGAAGGTTGTTACCTCTGTCACTCTCAACAAATTCGTCCGTTCCGTGACGAGGTTGAGCGTTACGGTCACTACAGCTTGGCTGCGGAATCTATGTATGATCACCCGTTCCAGTGGGGCTCTAAGCGTACAGGTCCTGACCTGGCACGTGTTGGTGGCAAATACTCTAACGCATGGCATGCTGCGCACCTTATCCGTCCGCAAGATGTTGTGCCTGAGTCTGTAATGCCAATGTACGGCTTCCTAGCTGAAAAAGAACTTTCGTTCAAAGATGCTGGGGCTCACCTTTCTGCACTGCGTGCAGCGGGTGATCCGTATACCGATGAGCAAATCGCACAAGCTGCAAACGACTTCATCACGCAAGCTATGGGTGACGAAGGCGAAGGCGACACGGATGAGCTAATGGCTCGTTATCCGAAAGCTGTTTTGGGTGATTTCGATGGTGATCCATCTAAAATCACTGAGCTTGATGCAATGATCGCATATCTTCAGATGCTTGGTACGTTGGTGGATTTCACTACGTATAAGCCTGAAGGCGAGATGGCTCGATAG
- the ccoG gene encoding cytochrome c oxidase accessory protein CcoG produces the protein MAKPEAVAIPKPNEGGDGPLYADRVKVHPRIFKGAFRQWKTRLLWVFLALYHCFAWVRWDRGEGVPDQAILFDLPGRRAYIFWIEIWPQEVYYLTGLLILAAVSLFAASAIAGRVWCGFACFQTVWTDLFMMVEKFIEGDRNKRIRLDKAPLSLDKITKRIAKHVIWILISLFMGLSFLWYFNDAPTITKEILSGELGGWALITLGILSSMTYLMAGFAREQVCFYMCPYGRFQGVMTDEDSLLVTYEDWRGEPRAKPGKNRDFSERGHCVDCSLCVQACPTGIDIREGQQMECIGCGLCIDACNTMMEKFDLPKNLISYDSYTNMIAREKGLGKQVHLIRPRTIYYAVILTAVLAVLLTSLGMRERLEVNIIRDRAPLFVTLSDGTIRNGYTYKILNMESELKNYELSIEGLDKVNMTMIGQEAKEQPKLDLTVGADRIGAFKIFLKAPRAVLDGKSTDIDFILKDKETGDILSQTTVFRGPN, from the coding sequence ATGGCGAAACCTGAAGCAGTCGCAATACCAAAACCAAATGAAGGTGGTGACGGCCCGTTATATGCGGATCGTGTCAAAGTTCATCCACGTATTTTTAAAGGCGCATTTCGTCAATGGAAGACGCGCCTGTTGTGGGTTTTCCTTGCATTATATCATTGTTTTGCGTGGGTACGTTGGGACCGCGGTGAAGGTGTGCCGGATCAGGCCATCCTGTTTGATCTACCGGGGCGACGTGCCTATATTTTCTGGATTGAGATTTGGCCTCAGGAAGTTTATTACCTGACCGGGCTTTTAATCTTGGCTGCGGTAAGTCTGTTTGCGGCTTCTGCCATTGCCGGGCGTGTGTGGTGTGGCTTTGCCTGTTTCCAAACGGTCTGGACTGATCTGTTCATGATGGTTGAGAAATTTATTGAAGGTGATCGCAACAAGCGTATCCGCCTTGATAAAGCGCCTCTCTCACTTGATAAAATCACCAAGCGCATTGCCAAACATGTCATTTGGATTTTGATCTCCTTATTTATGGGGCTTTCCTTCCTGTGGTATTTCAATGATGCCCCAACTATCACCAAAGAAATTCTTTCAGGTGAGCTTGGCGGCTGGGCGTTGATTACGCTGGGTATCTTAAGCTCTATGACATATCTCATGGCGGGTTTTGCCCGTGAGCAGGTGTGTTTCTACATGTGCCCTTATGGTCGTTTCCAAGGGGTGATGACCGATGAAGACTCATTGCTGGTCACCTATGAAGATTGGCGTGGGGAACCGCGGGCAAAACCGGGTAAGAACCGTGATTTCTCCGAGCGTGGTCATTGTGTGGATTGTTCACTGTGTGTGCAGGCTTGTCCAACCGGGATTGATATCCGTGAAGGCCAGCAGATGGAATGTATCGGCTGTGGGCTGTGTATTGATGCTTGTAACACCATGATGGAAAAATTCGACCTGCCGAAAAACCTGATTTCATACGATAGCTATACAAATATGATTGCGCGTGAAAAAGGCTTGGGCAAACAGGTTCACCTGATTCGTCCGCGCACGATCTATTATGCGGTTATTTTAACAGCTGTTTTGGCTGTTTTGTTAACCAGTCTTGGTATGCGCGAGCGTCTTGAAGTCAATATCATTCGTGATCGTGCCCCACTGTTTGTGACTTTGTCTGATGGCACCATTCGCAACGGCTATACCTATAAAATCCTCAATATGGAATCGGAGTTGAAAAACTATGAACTTTCCATTGAAGGCCTTGATAAGGTGAATATGACCATGATCGGCCAAGAGGCAAAAGAGCAGCCTAAATTGGACCTCACTGTTGGTGCAGATCGCATCGGCGCATTTAAAATTTTCCTCAAAGCACCGCGTGCTGTACTTGATGGGAAGTCGACAGACATTGACTTTATCCTCAAGGACAAGGAAACTGGCGACATTCTCAGTCAGACAACCGTATTTCGTGGACCTAATTAA
- a CDS encoding FixH family protein — protein MSKQRAPGWWYPWIFVGFFAVIITVNGIMMFFAYDSWTGLETKDHYLKGLAYDNNVAGAKAQAALGWDVKIDVSPLESVDLQRKVAYQVTFLDHNKKPVKGLKAHIFFIRPTSEGLDVDEPVDMTGDGVVSGEIVLPVPGQWDTRVHAESLGRQYQLVERVVVR, from the coding sequence ATGAGTAAACAACGCGCACCGGGCTGGTGGTACCCTTGGATTTTCGTCGGCTTTTTTGCCGTGATCATCACTGTAAACGGCATCATGATGTTTTTTGCATATGATAGCTGGACAGGATTGGAAACCAAGGACCATTACCTCAAGGGCTTAGCCTATGACAACAATGTGGCGGGCGCGAAAGCACAAGCAGCCCTTGGATGGGATGTGAAGATCGATGTCTCCCCGCTTGAGTCGGTTGATCTGCAAAGAAAGGTAGCCTATCAGGTGACTTTCCTTGATCACAATAAAAAGCCCGTTAAAGGCCTAAAGGCCCATATCTTCTTCATTCGCCCAACTTCAGAAGGGCTAGATGTGGATGAGCCTGTCGATATGACAGGTGATGGCGTTGTCTCAGGCGAGATCGTCTTGCCTGTACCCGGTCAATGGGATACGCGCGTTCATGCTGAAAGCTTGGGCCGTCAATATCAGCTCGTTGAGCGTGTTGTCGTTCGATAA